One part of the Glycine soja cultivar W05 chromosome 11, ASM419377v2, whole genome shotgun sequence genome encodes these proteins:
- the LOC114376050 gene encoding translocase of chloroplast 90, chloroplastic-like isoform X3, giving the protein MPEGYGWDSNPRFELGSDHSANSVSSPIPSNSSNSSYGDQSNQHSSSLQLVSDTEIYQYQHNTNGRRKDTLAKVEELQVKFFRLLQRLGQSQENLLVAKVLYRMHLATLIRAKELDLKRVNHISSSARAIASEQEATGMPQLDFSCRILVLGKTGVGKSATINSIFGQAKTTTGAFQPATNCIQEVVGNVNGLNIAFIDTPGFLPSSTNNMKRNKRIMLSIKRFIRKSPPDIVLYFERLDFINAGYVDFPLLKLVTEVFGSAIWFNTIIVMTHSSSAIPEGPDGYTFNYESYVSYCTNMIQLHIQQVVFDSKVESPVLLVENHSQCPQNIMGEKILPNGQVWRSQLLLFCICTKVLGDVNSLLKFQNSVELGPSNSARIPSMPHLLSSLLRHRPVSNVSGIDDEIEEILLSDKEEDEYDQLPSIRVLTKSQFKKLPEPLKKDYLDEMDYRETLYLKKQLKEDCRRRKEKLLLTDKKFLNSDNPDDQQAPPEPVLLPDMAVPPSFDLDCHSHRYRCLVSDDRLLVRPVLDPQGWDHDVGFDGINLETTTEIKKNVYASVVGQMNKNKQDFSIQSECVAAYVDPSGPTYSMGVDVQSSGKDFICTVHSNTKLKNIKHNIADCGVSLTSFAKKYYVGAKLEDTVFVGKRLKFVLNAGRMEGAGQMAYGGSFEANLRGEDYPVRNDNVSLTMTVLSFNKEMVLSGSLQSEFRLSRSSKASVSANLNSRKMGQICIKISSSEHLQIASVAVFSILKFLSRRKETKNVVRDVMD; this is encoded by the exons ATGCCAGAAGGCTACGGTTGGGATTCAAATCCAAGATTTGAGCTAG GTTCAGATCACTCAGCTAATTCAGTATCATCACCCATCccttccaactcatcaaactctTCATATGGTGATCAGAGTAATCAGCATAGTTCCTCCTTGCAGCTAGTTTCAGATACAGAAATCTATCAGTATCAACATAACACTAATGGAAGACGGAAGGATACTTTGGCCAAGGTTGAGGAACTCCAAGTTAAATTCTTCCGATTGCTCCAACGCCTTGGCCAATCACAAGAAAATCTTTTGGTTGCTAAGGTTCTTTATCGGATGCACCTGGCAACTTTGATTCGTGCCAAGGAATTAGATCTGAAAAGAGTTAACCACATTAGCAGTAGCGCCCGAGCAATAGCAAGCGAACAGGAGGCTACTGGTATGCCTCAATTGGATTTCTCCTGCAGAATACTTGTTCTTGGTAAAACAGGAGTTGGTAAAAGTGCTACCATAAATTCTATATTTGGTCAAGCAAAAACCACCACCGGTGCTTTTCAACCTGCTACTAATTGCATCCAAGAAGTTGTGGGAAATGTCAATGGGCTTAACATAGCATTTATTGATACCCCTGGTTTCCTGCCTTCCTCCACCAAcaatatgaaaagaaataagAGGATCATGCTTTCTATAAAGAGATTCATTAGAAAGTCCCCTCCAGATATTGTTTTGTACTTTGAACGGCTTGATTTTATCAATGCTGGTTATGTTGACTTCCCACTTTTGAAACTTGTAACTGAAGTGTTTGGCTCGGCAATTTGGTTCAACACCATCATAGTCATGACTCATTCTTCCTCTGCCATTCCAGAAGGACCTGATGGGTATACTTTTAATTATGAGTCATATGTTTCTTATTGTACTAATATGATACAGCTGCATATACAACAGGTGGTGTTTGATTCCAAGGTTGAAAGCCCTGTACTTTTGGTTGAGAACCATTCTCAATGCCCACAAAATATTATGGGAGAGAAAATTCTCCCAAATGGACAAGTTTGGAGATCTCAACTCTTGTTATTTTGCATTTGTACCAAAGTTCTGGGTGATGTAAACTCTCTTCTCAAGTTTCAGAACAGTGTAGAGCTGGGACCATCAAACAGTGCCCGCATTCCTTCTATGCCCCATCTCCTTTCGTCTCTCTTACGCCATCGACCTGTATCCAATGTAAGTGGGATTGATGATGAAATCGAGGAAATATTACTCTCTGATAAGGAAGAAGATGAATATGATCAACTTCCATCCATACGAGTGTTGACAAAATCTCAGTTCAAAAAGTTGCCCGAGCCTCTAAAAAAAGATTATCTGGATGAAATGGATTACAGGGAGACTCTTTACTTAAAGAAACAGTTGAAGGAAGACTGTCGGAGGCGCAAAGAGAAACTACTCTTAACAGATAAAAAGTTTTTGAACAGTGATAACCCTGATGATCAACAGGCACCTCCTGAACCTGTTTTGTTACCAGATATGGCCGTTCCTCCAAGTTTTGACTTAGATTGCCATAGCCATAGATATCGTTGCCTTGTTTCTGATGACCGATTGCTTGTGAGACCTGTTCTTGATCCCCAAGGATGGGATCATGATGTGGGCTTTGATGGTATAAACTTGGAGACTACTACAGAAATAAAGAAGAATGTATATGCCTCAGTTGTGGGACAGATGAATAAGAACAAACAGGATTTCAGTATTCAATCTGAGTGTGTGGCAGCTTATGTTGATCCATCGGGCCCTACTTATTCTATGGGTGTTGATGTTCAATCCTCTGGTAAAGATTTCATTTGTACCGTTCATAGCAACACAAAGTTGAAAAACATAAAGCACAATATTGCTGACTGTGGTGTTTCCTTAACATCTTTTGCTAAAAAGTACTACGTGGGTGCAAAACTTGAGGATACTGTGTTTGTTGGGAAgagattaaaatttgttttgaatGCTGGCCGCATGGAGGGTGCAGGACAAATGGCATATGGCGGGAGTTTTGAAGCTAATTTACGAGGGGAAGATTATCCTGTAAGAAATGATAATGTAAGCTTGACGATGACAGTTCTCTCTTTCAATAAAGAAATGGTATTGAGTGGAAGTTTACAATCGGAGTTCAGGTTATCTAGAAGCTCGAAAGCATCTGTAAGTGCTAATCTAAATAGTCGTAAAATGGGGCAaatatgtataaagataagtAGCTCTGAGCATTTACAAATTGCCTCGGTTGCAGTTTTCTCGATTTTGAAATTCCTATCACGTAGAAAGGAAACTAAGAACGTGGTGAGGGATGTAATGGACTGA
- the LOC114376050 gene encoding translocase of chloroplast 90, chloroplastic-like isoform X4 produces the protein MPEGYGWDSNPRFELDHSANSVSSPIPSNSSNSSYGDQSNQHSSSLQLVSDTEIYQYQHNTNGRRKDTLAKVEELQVKFFRLLQRLGQSQENLLVAKVLYRMHLATLIRAKELDLKRVNHISSSARAIASEQEATGMPQLDFSCRILVLGKTGVGKSATINSIFGQAKTTTGAFQPATNCIQEVVGNVNGLNIAFIDTPGFLPSSTNNMKRNKRIMLSIKRFIRKSPPDIVLYFERLDFINAGYVDFPLLKLVTEVFGSAIWFNTIIVMTHSSSAIPEGPDGYTFNYESYVSYCTNMIQLHIQQVVFDSKVESPVLLVENHSQCPQNIMGEKILPNGQVWRSQLLLFCICTKVLGDVNSLLKFQNSVELGPSNSARIPSMPHLLSSLLRHRPVSNVSGIDDEIEEILLSDKEEDEYDQLPSIRVLTKSQFKKLPEPLKKDYLDEMDYRETLYLKKQLKEDCRRRKEKLLLTDKKFLNSDNPDDQQAPPEPVLLPDMAVPPSFDLDCHSHRYRCLVSDDRLLVRPVLDPQGWDHDVGFDGINLETTTEIKKNVYASVVGQMNKNKQDFSIQSECVAAYVDPSGPTYSMGVDVQSSGKDFICTVHSNTKLKNIKHNIADCGVSLTSFAKKYYVGAKLEDTVFVGKRLKFVLNAGRMEGAGQMAYGGSFEANLRGEDYPVRNDNVSLTMTVLSFNKEMVLSGSLQSEFRLSRSSKASVSANLNSRKMGQICIKISSSEHLQIASVAVFSILKFLSRRKETKNVVRDVMD, from the exons ATGCCAGAAGGCTACGGTTGGGATTCAAATCCAAGATTTGAGCTAG ATCACTCAGCTAATTCAGTATCATCACCCATCccttccaactcatcaaactctTCATATGGTGATCAGAGTAATCAGCATAGTTCCTCCTTGCAGCTAGTTTCAGATACAGAAATCTATCAGTATCAACATAACACTAATGGAAGACGGAAGGATACTTTGGCCAAGGTTGAGGAACTCCAAGTTAAATTCTTCCGATTGCTCCAACGCCTTGGCCAATCACAAGAAAATCTTTTGGTTGCTAAGGTTCTTTATCGGATGCACCTGGCAACTTTGATTCGTGCCAAGGAATTAGATCTGAAAAGAGTTAACCACATTAGCAGTAGCGCCCGAGCAATAGCAAGCGAACAGGAGGCTACTGGTATGCCTCAATTGGATTTCTCCTGCAGAATACTTGTTCTTGGTAAAACAGGAGTTGGTAAAAGTGCTACCATAAATTCTATATTTGGTCAAGCAAAAACCACCACCGGTGCTTTTCAACCTGCTACTAATTGCATCCAAGAAGTTGTGGGAAATGTCAATGGGCTTAACATAGCATTTATTGATACCCCTGGTTTCCTGCCTTCCTCCACCAAcaatatgaaaagaaataagAGGATCATGCTTTCTATAAAGAGATTCATTAGAAAGTCCCCTCCAGATATTGTTTTGTACTTTGAACGGCTTGATTTTATCAATGCTGGTTATGTTGACTTCCCACTTTTGAAACTTGTAACTGAAGTGTTTGGCTCGGCAATTTGGTTCAACACCATCATAGTCATGACTCATTCTTCCTCTGCCATTCCAGAAGGACCTGATGGGTATACTTTTAATTATGAGTCATATGTTTCTTATTGTACTAATATGATACAGCTGCATATACAACAGGTGGTGTTTGATTCCAAGGTTGAAAGCCCTGTACTTTTGGTTGAGAACCATTCTCAATGCCCACAAAATATTATGGGAGAGAAAATTCTCCCAAATGGACAAGTTTGGAGATCTCAACTCTTGTTATTTTGCATTTGTACCAAAGTTCTGGGTGATGTAAACTCTCTTCTCAAGTTTCAGAACAGTGTAGAGCTGGGACCATCAAACAGTGCCCGCATTCCTTCTATGCCCCATCTCCTTTCGTCTCTCTTACGCCATCGACCTGTATCCAATGTAAGTGGGATTGATGATGAAATCGAGGAAATATTACTCTCTGATAAGGAAGAAGATGAATATGATCAACTTCCATCCATACGAGTGTTGACAAAATCTCAGTTCAAAAAGTTGCCCGAGCCTCTAAAAAAAGATTATCTGGATGAAATGGATTACAGGGAGACTCTTTACTTAAAGAAACAGTTGAAGGAAGACTGTCGGAGGCGCAAAGAGAAACTACTCTTAACAGATAAAAAGTTTTTGAACAGTGATAACCCTGATGATCAACAGGCACCTCCTGAACCTGTTTTGTTACCAGATATGGCCGTTCCTCCAAGTTTTGACTTAGATTGCCATAGCCATAGATATCGTTGCCTTGTTTCTGATGACCGATTGCTTGTGAGACCTGTTCTTGATCCCCAAGGATGGGATCATGATGTGGGCTTTGATGGTATAAACTTGGAGACTACTACAGAAATAAAGAAGAATGTATATGCCTCAGTTGTGGGACAGATGAATAAGAACAAACAGGATTTCAGTATTCAATCTGAGTGTGTGGCAGCTTATGTTGATCCATCGGGCCCTACTTATTCTATGGGTGTTGATGTTCAATCCTCTGGTAAAGATTTCATTTGTACCGTTCATAGCAACACAAAGTTGAAAAACATAAAGCACAATATTGCTGACTGTGGTGTTTCCTTAACATCTTTTGCTAAAAAGTACTACGTGGGTGCAAAACTTGAGGATACTGTGTTTGTTGGGAAgagattaaaatttgttttgaatGCTGGCCGCATGGAGGGTGCAGGACAAATGGCATATGGCGGGAGTTTTGAAGCTAATTTACGAGGGGAAGATTATCCTGTAAGAAATGATAATGTAAGCTTGACGATGACAGTTCTCTCTTTCAATAAAGAAATGGTATTGAGTGGAAGTTTACAATCGGAGTTCAGGTTATCTAGAAGCTCGAAAGCATCTGTAAGTGCTAATCTAAATAGTCGTAAAATGGGGCAaatatgtataaagataagtAGCTCTGAGCATTTACAAATTGCCTCGGTTGCAGTTTTCTCGATTTTGAAATTCCTATCACGTAGAAAGGAAACTAAGAACGTGGTGAGGGATGTAATGGACTGA
- the LOC114376050 gene encoding translocase of chloroplast 90, chloroplastic-like isoform X5, with protein sequence MPKYQSSDHSANSVSSPIPSNSSNSSYGDQSNQHSSSLQLVSDTEIYQYQHNTNGRRKDTLAKVEELQVKFFRLLQRLGQSQENLLVAKVLYRMHLATLIRAKELDLKRVNHISSSARAIASEQEATGMPQLDFSCRILVLGKTGVGKSATINSIFGQAKTTTGAFQPATNCIQEVVGNVNGLNIAFIDTPGFLPSSTNNMKRNKRIMLSIKRFIRKSPPDIVLYFERLDFINAGYVDFPLLKLVTEVFGSAIWFNTIIVMTHSSSAIPEGPDGYTFNYESYVSYCTNMIQLHIQQVVFDSKVESPVLLVENHSQCPQNIMGEKILPNGQVWRSQLLLFCICTKVLGDVNSLLKFQNSVELGPSNSARIPSMPHLLSSLLRHRPVSNVSGIDDEIEEILLSDKEEDEYDQLPSIRVLTKSQFKKLPEPLKKDYLDEMDYRETLYLKKQLKEDCRRRKEKLLLTDKKFLNSDNPDDQQAPPEPVLLPDMAVPPSFDLDCHSHRYRCLVSDDRLLVRPVLDPQGWDHDVGFDGINLETTTEIKKNVYASVVGQMNKNKQDFSIQSECVAAYVDPSGPTYSMGVDVQSSGKDFICTVHSNTKLKNIKHNIADCGVSLTSFAKKYYVGAKLEDTVFVGKRLKFVLNAGRMEGAGQMAYGGSFEANLRGEDYPVRNDNVSLTMTVLSFNKEMVLSGSLQSEFRLSRSSKASVSANLNSRKMGQICIKISSSEHLQIASVAVFSILKFLSRRKETKNVVRDVMD encoded by the exons ATGCCCAAATACCAAA GTTCAGATCACTCAGCTAATTCAGTATCATCACCCATCccttccaactcatcaaactctTCATATGGTGATCAGAGTAATCAGCATAGTTCCTCCTTGCAGCTAGTTTCAGATACAGAAATCTATCAGTATCAACATAACACTAATGGAAGACGGAAGGATACTTTGGCCAAGGTTGAGGAACTCCAAGTTAAATTCTTCCGATTGCTCCAACGCCTTGGCCAATCACAAGAAAATCTTTTGGTTGCTAAGGTTCTTTATCGGATGCACCTGGCAACTTTGATTCGTGCCAAGGAATTAGATCTGAAAAGAGTTAACCACATTAGCAGTAGCGCCCGAGCAATAGCAAGCGAACAGGAGGCTACTGGTATGCCTCAATTGGATTTCTCCTGCAGAATACTTGTTCTTGGTAAAACAGGAGTTGGTAAAAGTGCTACCATAAATTCTATATTTGGTCAAGCAAAAACCACCACCGGTGCTTTTCAACCTGCTACTAATTGCATCCAAGAAGTTGTGGGAAATGTCAATGGGCTTAACATAGCATTTATTGATACCCCTGGTTTCCTGCCTTCCTCCACCAAcaatatgaaaagaaataagAGGATCATGCTTTCTATAAAGAGATTCATTAGAAAGTCCCCTCCAGATATTGTTTTGTACTTTGAACGGCTTGATTTTATCAATGCTGGTTATGTTGACTTCCCACTTTTGAAACTTGTAACTGAAGTGTTTGGCTCGGCAATTTGGTTCAACACCATCATAGTCATGACTCATTCTTCCTCTGCCATTCCAGAAGGACCTGATGGGTATACTTTTAATTATGAGTCATATGTTTCTTATTGTACTAATATGATACAGCTGCATATACAACAGGTGGTGTTTGATTCCAAGGTTGAAAGCCCTGTACTTTTGGTTGAGAACCATTCTCAATGCCCACAAAATATTATGGGAGAGAAAATTCTCCCAAATGGACAAGTTTGGAGATCTCAACTCTTGTTATTTTGCATTTGTACCAAAGTTCTGGGTGATGTAAACTCTCTTCTCAAGTTTCAGAACAGTGTAGAGCTGGGACCATCAAACAGTGCCCGCATTCCTTCTATGCCCCATCTCCTTTCGTCTCTCTTACGCCATCGACCTGTATCCAATGTAAGTGGGATTGATGATGAAATCGAGGAAATATTACTCTCTGATAAGGAAGAAGATGAATATGATCAACTTCCATCCATACGAGTGTTGACAAAATCTCAGTTCAAAAAGTTGCCCGAGCCTCTAAAAAAAGATTATCTGGATGAAATGGATTACAGGGAGACTCTTTACTTAAAGAAACAGTTGAAGGAAGACTGTCGGAGGCGCAAAGAGAAACTACTCTTAACAGATAAAAAGTTTTTGAACAGTGATAACCCTGATGATCAACAGGCACCTCCTGAACCTGTTTTGTTACCAGATATGGCCGTTCCTCCAAGTTTTGACTTAGATTGCCATAGCCATAGATATCGTTGCCTTGTTTCTGATGACCGATTGCTTGTGAGACCTGTTCTTGATCCCCAAGGATGGGATCATGATGTGGGCTTTGATGGTATAAACTTGGAGACTACTACAGAAATAAAGAAGAATGTATATGCCTCAGTTGTGGGACAGATGAATAAGAACAAACAGGATTTCAGTATTCAATCTGAGTGTGTGGCAGCTTATGTTGATCCATCGGGCCCTACTTATTCTATGGGTGTTGATGTTCAATCCTCTGGTAAAGATTTCATTTGTACCGTTCATAGCAACACAAAGTTGAAAAACATAAAGCACAATATTGCTGACTGTGGTGTTTCCTTAACATCTTTTGCTAAAAAGTACTACGTGGGTGCAAAACTTGAGGATACTGTGTTTGTTGGGAAgagattaaaatttgttttgaatGCTGGCCGCATGGAGGGTGCAGGACAAATGGCATATGGCGGGAGTTTTGAAGCTAATTTACGAGGGGAAGATTATCCTGTAAGAAATGATAATGTAAGCTTGACGATGACAGTTCTCTCTTTCAATAAAGAAATGGTATTGAGTGGAAGTTTACAATCGGAGTTCAGGTTATCTAGAAGCTCGAAAGCATCTGTAAGTGCTAATCTAAATAGTCGTAAAATGGGGCAaatatgtataaagataagtAGCTCTGAGCATTTACAAATTGCCTCGGTTGCAGTTTTCTCGATTTTGAAATTCCTATCACGTAGAAAGGAAACTAAGAACGTGGTGAGGGATGTAATGGACTGA
- the LOC114376050 gene encoding translocase of chloroplast 90, chloroplastic-like isoform X2 — MKGVRDWVFSQILSKSLVSPSPLSGSNSLYAGEHRNENFNEQDHSANSVSSPIPSNSSNSSYGDQSNQHSSSLQLVSDTEIYQYQHNTNGRRKDTLAKVEELQVKFFRLLQRLGQSQENLLVAKVLYRMHLATLIRAKELDLKRVNHISSSARAIASEQEATGMPQLDFSCRILVLGKTGVGKSATINSIFGQAKTTTGAFQPATNCIQEVVGNVNGLNIAFIDTPGFLPSSTNNMKRNKRIMLSIKRFIRKSPPDIVLYFERLDFINAGYVDFPLLKLVTEVFGSAIWFNTIIVMTHSSSAIPEGPDGYTFNYESYVSYCTNMIQLHIQQVVFDSKVESPVLLVENHSQCPQNIMGEKILPNGQVWRSQLLLFCICTKVLGDVNSLLKFQNSVELGPSNSARIPSMPHLLSSLLRHRPVSNVSGIDDEIEEILLSDKEEDEYDQLPSIRVLTKSQFKKLPEPLKKDYLDEMDYRETLYLKKQLKEDCRRRKEKLLLTDKKFLNSDNPDDQQAPPEPVLLPDMAVPPSFDLDCHSHRYRCLVSDDRLLVRPVLDPQGWDHDVGFDGINLETTTEIKKNVYASVVGQMNKNKQDFSIQSECVAAYVDPSGPTYSMGVDVQSSGKDFICTVHSNTKLKNIKHNIADCGVSLTSFAKKYYVGAKLEDTVFVGKRLKFVLNAGRMEGAGQMAYGGSFEANLRGEDYPVRNDNVSLTMTVLSFNKEMVLSGSLQSEFRLSRSSKASVSANLNSRKMGQICIKISSSEHLQIASVAVFSILKFLSRRKETKNVVRDVMD; from the exons ATGAAAGGTGTTAGAGATTGGGTCTTCTCTCAAATACTATCCAAATCGCTGGTCTCGCCTTCACCATTATCTGGCAGTAATAGTCTCTATGCTGGAGAGCATcggaatgaaaattttaatgagCAAG ATCACTCAGCTAATTCAGTATCATCACCCATCccttccaactcatcaaactctTCATATGGTGATCAGAGTAATCAGCATAGTTCCTCCTTGCAGCTAGTTTCAGATACAGAAATCTATCAGTATCAACATAACACTAATGGAAGACGGAAGGATACTTTGGCCAAGGTTGAGGAACTCCAAGTTAAATTCTTCCGATTGCTCCAACGCCTTGGCCAATCACAAGAAAATCTTTTGGTTGCTAAGGTTCTTTATCGGATGCACCTGGCAACTTTGATTCGTGCCAAGGAATTAGATCTGAAAAGAGTTAACCACATTAGCAGTAGCGCCCGAGCAATAGCAAGCGAACAGGAGGCTACTGGTATGCCTCAATTGGATTTCTCCTGCAGAATACTTGTTCTTGGTAAAACAGGAGTTGGTAAAAGTGCTACCATAAATTCTATATTTGGTCAAGCAAAAACCACCACCGGTGCTTTTCAACCTGCTACTAATTGCATCCAAGAAGTTGTGGGAAATGTCAATGGGCTTAACATAGCATTTATTGATACCCCTGGTTTCCTGCCTTCCTCCACCAAcaatatgaaaagaaataagAGGATCATGCTTTCTATAAAGAGATTCATTAGAAAGTCCCCTCCAGATATTGTTTTGTACTTTGAACGGCTTGATTTTATCAATGCTGGTTATGTTGACTTCCCACTTTTGAAACTTGTAACTGAAGTGTTTGGCTCGGCAATTTGGTTCAACACCATCATAGTCATGACTCATTCTTCCTCTGCCATTCCAGAAGGACCTGATGGGTATACTTTTAATTATGAGTCATATGTTTCTTATTGTACTAATATGATACAGCTGCATATACAACAGGTGGTGTTTGATTCCAAGGTTGAAAGCCCTGTACTTTTGGTTGAGAACCATTCTCAATGCCCACAAAATATTATGGGAGAGAAAATTCTCCCAAATGGACAAGTTTGGAGATCTCAACTCTTGTTATTTTGCATTTGTACCAAAGTTCTGGGTGATGTAAACTCTCTTCTCAAGTTTCAGAACAGTGTAGAGCTGGGACCATCAAACAGTGCCCGCATTCCTTCTATGCCCCATCTCCTTTCGTCTCTCTTACGCCATCGACCTGTATCCAATGTAAGTGGGATTGATGATGAAATCGAGGAAATATTACTCTCTGATAAGGAAGAAGATGAATATGATCAACTTCCATCCATACGAGTGTTGACAAAATCTCAGTTCAAAAAGTTGCCCGAGCCTCTAAAAAAAGATTATCTGGATGAAATGGATTACAGGGAGACTCTTTACTTAAAGAAACAGTTGAAGGAAGACTGTCGGAGGCGCAAAGAGAAACTACTCTTAACAGATAAAAAGTTTTTGAACAGTGATAACCCTGATGATCAACAGGCACCTCCTGAACCTGTTTTGTTACCAGATATGGCCGTTCCTCCAAGTTTTGACTTAGATTGCCATAGCCATAGATATCGTTGCCTTGTTTCTGATGACCGATTGCTTGTGAGACCTGTTCTTGATCCCCAAGGATGGGATCATGATGTGGGCTTTGATGGTATAAACTTGGAGACTACTACAGAAATAAAGAAGAATGTATATGCCTCAGTTGTGGGACAGATGAATAAGAACAAACAGGATTTCAGTATTCAATCTGAGTGTGTGGCAGCTTATGTTGATCCATCGGGCCCTACTTATTCTATGGGTGTTGATGTTCAATCCTCTGGTAAAGATTTCATTTGTACCGTTCATAGCAACACAAAGTTGAAAAACATAAAGCACAATATTGCTGACTGTGGTGTTTCCTTAACATCTTTTGCTAAAAAGTACTACGTGGGTGCAAAACTTGAGGATACTGTGTTTGTTGGGAAgagattaaaatttgttttgaatGCTGGCCGCATGGAGGGTGCAGGACAAATGGCATATGGCGGGAGTTTTGAAGCTAATTTACGAGGGGAAGATTATCCTGTAAGAAATGATAATGTAAGCTTGACGATGACAGTTCTCTCTTTCAATAAAGAAATGGTATTGAGTGGAAGTTTACAATCGGAGTTCAGGTTATCTAGAAGCTCGAAAGCATCTGTAAGTGCTAATCTAAATAGTCGTAAAATGGGGCAaatatgtataaagataagtAGCTCTGAGCATTTACAAATTGCCTCGGTTGCAGTTTTCTCGATTTTGAAATTCCTATCACGTAGAAAGGAAACTAAGAACGTGGTGAGGGATGTAATGGACTGA